The genomic segment CGGCATCAacacctttctttttttgtgtgtattaGATGGTTTTGCACACAACCATTCAACCGCAAAAGATATTGAGAGAAACTTCTGCTTGGCAATTTGCAACATTCTTCACTTCTTGTTGGGttccattttttgtttttttcctttcgttGGTTAGATTCATCTCAAGGAACCTCCCACCTAATTATCCCAATGTCAATTGCCAAGCAAGATCTGTGAATTGTGAAATGATCTCATTACTCATGAGAAGGGGAgcagaaataaataaaactggGCAGGCCATCCTGCCAAACTATGATTTTTCGTTTACAAAATTTACGCTTTCCTGAGCATATCTTCCATAGACAAGACGAAAACATGAACAAAATACTGCCAACTTCATTAAAATTGTGTAAGGTCATGGAgaagaaaatacattaaacaaaCCCAGTGGCATTAACCCCTCATCTAGGTCCTCTGTTGCGAGGCCTGACAATTTTCTGTCTCTCCCTacacctttttttgtttttttttccagattatGGCACTTCACAGACCCTTTTACCTTCCTGCAAGCTACCACCTACCAGTCACTCGTATTTCTTTCGGAACCTTGTGCCATTCTCTAACTAAAGAAAGCCTCTTTAGCAGCAATTGATTTCCTTCGTATGCACTCTTGATATTTTCCAGCAAGTGAATCAAAGAGAATACCAGCACCAACACCAACAACTAAATCTATGGTATAGTGACCCCTAGTACCAAGAAGCCTAATAACTTGCAGAACATTAAGCACATCAAATGTCCAAGCCAATTCCCACCTCTGCATTCTTCTCATATCCAATGATGCAATCACAGACCCTGCAACATGGcctgagaaaaacaagaaaaacgaTACATTACCCACTGGAAAGTCCGCCCCTGACCCCAAAAATTCCTGGTAAGAAATGAACCCAAAAACATGACTCGTTAGTGGCACTCCATAAAGAAACaacagaacaaaaacaattgagTAATTTGTTTGAGACAGATAAGAAAAGACACATATATTAATAGAGACAAAATTCGTAGATGGTCGATCACATAGTTGTTAAAGTCGCTCGTCAATAATCCAAATACTACTAGCTAGAGATtaagggggggagagagagagagagaaggaactCATGTTAAGACGAACCTCTGGCAATGGAAGCTGAGTGGAGTAACCCAGAATCCCACGGCAAGTGAACATAAATAACGCAGAGATTGTTGCTCTAGGTCTGCCTTCAACTAGCCACGTCCATAGGATATATGTTGTTTGCATACCCACAAATACCTGATCATGCACACACAACAAGTTGTTTATTTACTAGAGAATGTAAATACCAGACCCTCCTCATCTATCCTCTCCTCAAATTATATTAGACTACAAGGCTGCTTTAAAACTTGACCTaggattgattttttatagtgTATCCAATGATTGTTTATCatgattttacttgaaaatatattaaaattattatttttatttttaaaaaaattatttttcacattgtaaaataaaattgatataaaaacattaaaaaaaatcaaatttttttaaagaaaattcacCTAAGAAGAGGAATGGTATCAATGATGCTTTTCGCGTTTGTAGTCGTGCATTTCCAAACAGGCCTTTATAGAATAATCCGCTACAATTATATCCACAGTTACGCTACCCCTACGCCTACAACCACATATTAACTTCTAAAGCAAAATTCAACCTGGGATGCCCTTCTTGctaaaaaaagaaggtaaaatcTATTGATTACAAGAATTATTCCTTGCATATgcttacaaattaattatcaaatcttaaaaaaaataaaaatcaaccatGGCTAAATACCACGAACGCATCCTTCACAAATCTGACCCAGGGAAAAGAATACCAGAAACACATTAATCCCCATTGATTACAAGTTTTACATGCATTGATGGCGTACCGTATTAAGAGCAGCGAGTAAAGTATTGAGCTCCGGCCACGAGGACAGCAATCCGTGAAGGCGGCGCGTGACAACAAATCCCAAGTCAAACGGAGGCGATGATGCTGGCACCAT from the Populus nigra chromosome 1, ddPopNigr1.1, whole genome shotgun sequence genome contains:
- the LOC133701669 gene encoding phosphatidylcholine:diacylglycerol cholinephosphotransferase 1-like — protein: MVPASSPPFDLGFVVTRRLHGLLSSWPELNTLLAALNTVFVGMQTTYILWTWLVEGRPRATISALFMFTCRGILGYSTQLPLPEEFLGSGADFPVGNVSFFLFFSGHVAGSVIASLDMRRMQRWELAWTFDVLNVLQVIRLLGTRGHYTIDLVVGVGAGILFDSLAGKYQECIRRKSIAAKEAFFS